The Cytobacillus sp. IB215665 DNA window TACTTTTGTAGAACAGGGAATGCATGATTATAAACACTTTCATACCCATCATCGATTGTTATTAAGATTGATTTTTCCGGCAAATTAATTTCATCATTTAGATAATCTACTAGATCTTTAGATGTGATAAATGTATAACCGTTTTCTTTCAACTTCAACAAATGTTCTTCGAATCTAGCTACGCTAGTATTTATCGATGGAAATTTACCATTGTTTTCAAAGGTATGATACATTAATACTGGAATCTGTATTTTCTTTTCATCGTCAATTAACATTTCTTTCATCATATTTATAGTGATTAACCCCAAAAATACCATTAAAACTATCTTCAAGATAATCGCCCTCTTTCTTGTTGTAGTTATAATATTTTTCAAGTTCACATACATATTTTTATATTAATATAATGAATTGAATCAATTGGAAGTGATCATCTTTGAACATATTAAATTAGTTATTTGAAAGAAATGGTTGAATAGTTTTGAACCCATTCAGATATGCGATTTTACAAATACTCTACCATACTCTTACTCTACCTTAGTAGGGTATAATGGTTTAAATATGATTGTTCATAATCTTTTAAGAAATAAAAGACAGATAACAATATATTTGATATTGTAGCTTTTTTCATGATCTAATTTTCAGCAAATAACCTTTAATACTTCACTGAAAATAGATTCAATGATTTTATATTATTGATTTTCACCGTAGTACTATGATTAGAATCAATACTACATACTATTCATTCTAATTAGCCTTATCTATTCTTTCTCTTAATGAAGATAGATGATAAAAAGTCCCGTTCCAAGCCTCTTGTAATAAAGTTTCTGCTTCTTCTAGACTTTCTCTTGCTGCTTCGAGATTCTCTACGGTTAACTTTGATGCTACCAATCTACTATAGTTTTCTTCATTTGATTTAACCTCTTCCACATTATTCACTACTTCTACAGCTAAAATTTGTTCTACGATTCGATTAGCATTAGAGGCCTGTACACTGTGTATTTTATCTCTCTTTCTTCAAGATGATATATAATATTGTATTACATTCATAATTATTGAGTGAATGACATCCGTCATGGAATATTTCGGAATAATAGTGAACTGTTAACACAAAACTATACAACCTTTTTAAATTGAGCTAGATTATATTACCTCCTGACCTATTAAGCAGACATAATCACGTTGAAATGTTTACTAATCTACTCTTCAAACCCTTTCTCTACTTTCACAGGCAATTTATCAGGGTGCACTTCTTCCCAAGTTTCTACATAACTCCCTTTTGCATATATTTTTAAAAAGGCATTAGGTCGGAGTTTTCCACTTGCAAAAAAAGTTATTTCTTTTTCTTCTCCATCTTTTGTCAATCCATTTAAGGTATAATCATATCCACCAGGACTCCTAGGTGTTCCTTGTTTATTGATTTGAACATAAATTTCATCTGCTGGTATTAGTGGGTTCACCCTATCAGATATTTCATTAGGTAAAATGAGGAATCCTCCGAAGATTAAGATAAAAAAGATTATAATTCCAACTATTTTTTTCATTTATTACAAACCTCCCAGTCCTTTTCTTATTTAAAAACTCCTTCTTTTAATTTTTTCAAATAACTAAAGCGAATAACGGTAAAATAGATGATCTGAAGGATAAAAAATCCCATAATGGTTATCATTGAGGGAACAAAAACGTTAGAAGTGCCATCTCTTTCTAATACTTTTAACGCAAACCCTGTATGAATTGTTGCAAAAATAAACGGCAGGAAAAATAATGTTCCCAATTGCCATGTAACATTCTTTGTCATTTCTCGTTCAGTTAGTCCAATTTTAGACAATGCCCTATATTTTTTACGCTCATCATTAAGGTCTGTAAATAAGCGAAAATAAAGAAAGCTTCCTGCTGCAAAGAAAAAAACGATGGCTATAAACAAACCGATAAATAAACTAAGGCTTGGGAGTTGTACACTCGTATAATATACCGAGGCCTTTGTAGACAAATTGAAAGCTAT harbors:
- a CDS encoding YxeA family protein, which translates into the protein MKKIVGIIIFFILIFGGFLILPNEISDRVNPLIPADEIYVQINKQGTPRSPGGYDYTLNGLTKDGEEKEITFFASGKLRPNAFLKIYAKGSYVETWEEVHPDKLPVKVEKGFEE